The following proteins are encoded in a genomic region of Leifsonia psychrotolerans:
- the greA gene encoding transcription elongation factor GreA, with the protein MTTDTTVTWLTQEAFDRLTTELDTLSTTGREDITKKIESAREEGDLKENSGYHAAKDEQGKMEARIRTLTQLLRTAEVGSAPESHGIVQPGTVITAAIAGDESRFLLGSREIAGNSDLDVYSEQSPLGAAIIGLAVGASTSYTAPNGKEITVSISNVETFTGA; encoded by the coding sequence ATGACTACCGACACCACGGTCACCTGGTTGACCCAGGAGGCGTTCGACCGCCTCACGACGGAGCTGGACACCCTCAGCACGACTGGCCGTGAGGACATCACGAAAAAGATCGAGTCGGCTCGTGAAGAAGGCGACCTCAAGGAGAACAGCGGCTACCACGCCGCCAAAGACGAACAGGGCAAGATGGAGGCGCGCATCCGCACGCTCACCCAGCTTCTGCGCACCGCCGAAGTCGGCAGCGCACCCGAAAGCCACGGCATCGTGCAGCCCGGAACCGTGATCACCGCCGCCATTGCCGGTGATGAGAGCCGCTTCCTGCTCGGCAGCCGCGAGATCGCCGGCAACAGCGATCTCGACGTGTACAGCGAGCAGAGCCCGCTCGGTGCGGCGATCATCGGTCTCGCGGTGGGCGCTTCGACCAGCTACACGGCCCCGAACGGCAAAGAGATCACCGTGTCGATTTCGAATGTGGAGACATTCACCGGCGCATAA
- the ilvA gene encoding threonine ammonia-lyase, whose amino-acid sequence MTETTLIGPALAEFEAARSVVARVASITPMETSRYLTDLLGQPVHLKCENLQRTGSYKIRGAYNRLSQLTEAEKARGVVAASAGNHAQGVAYAARELGIRATIFMPVGVALPKLQATRDYGADVVLRGHTVTEPLLAAAEFAAQTGAVLIPPFDHADVIIGQGTLGLEIADQVPDVQTVVVPIGGGGLISGVAGALKQLAEREGRQIRIIGVQAENAAAYPPSLAAGEVTAITIQPTIADGIAVAQPGLLNFEIIKHLVDEVVTVSEDDIARALLVLLERGKLVVEPAGAVSVAAILAGKVRSDGPTVAILSGGNIDPLLMQRVISHGLAASGRYLTLRIMLPDRPGQLARISELLAEAHANVIEVLHTRHGVGLQISEVELDVSVETRGPEHRQQVVDVLRAAGYDPQLR is encoded by the coding sequence ATGACAGAAACCACCCTCATCGGTCCGGCCCTGGCCGAGTTCGAAGCCGCCCGTTCGGTCGTCGCCCGTGTCGCGTCGATCACCCCGATGGAGACCTCCCGATACCTGACCGATTTGCTCGGCCAACCCGTGCATCTCAAGTGCGAGAATCTGCAGCGCACAGGCTCCTACAAGATCCGGGGTGCGTACAATCGGCTCTCCCAACTGACGGAAGCAGAGAAGGCGCGGGGCGTCGTAGCGGCCTCGGCCGGCAACCACGCACAGGGAGTCGCCTATGCGGCGCGGGAACTCGGTATCCGGGCCACCATCTTCATGCCTGTCGGCGTGGCGCTGCCCAAATTGCAGGCGACGCGGGATTACGGAGCCGACGTGGTGCTGCGTGGGCACACCGTCACGGAGCCGCTGCTGGCTGCCGCCGAGTTCGCTGCGCAGACCGGCGCGGTGCTGATCCCCCCGTTCGACCACGCCGATGTCATCATCGGCCAGGGAACACTCGGCCTCGAGATCGCCGATCAGGTTCCGGATGTTCAGACCGTCGTCGTTCCGATCGGTGGCGGCGGCCTCATCTCGGGTGTCGCCGGTGCGCTCAAGCAGTTGGCCGAACGTGAGGGTCGTCAGATCAGAATCATCGGGGTTCAGGCCGAGAATGCGGCGGCCTACCCGCCGTCGCTGGCCGCCGGCGAAGTCACCGCCATCACCATTCAGCCGACAATCGCCGACGGCATCGCGGTGGCCCAGCCGGGCCTGTTGAACTTTGAGATCATCAAACACCTCGTTGACGAGGTCGTGACGGTCTCTGAAGACGACATCGCACGTGCACTCTTGGTGTTGCTGGAACGGGGCAAGCTCGTCGTCGAACCGGCCGGCGCCGTCTCGGTCGCGGCGATCCTCGCCGGAAAGGTCAGAAGCGACGGCCCGACCGTCGCCATTCTCTCCGGCGGCAACATCGATCCTTTGTTGATGCAGCGTGTGATCAGCCATGGGTTGGCGGCATCCGGGCGTTATCTCACGCTTCGAATCATGCTGCCCGACCGTCCCGGCCAGCTGGCACGCATCTCTGAACTGCTCGCCGAGGCCCACGCCAACGTGATCGAGGTGCTGCACACTCGGCACGGTGTCGGGCTGCAGATTAGCGAGGTTGAACTCGATGTCAGCGTCGAGACGCGCGGGCCGGAGCACCGTCAACAGGTCGTCGACGTGCTGCGTGCCGCGGGCTACGATCCGCAGCTGCGCTAG
- a CDS encoding AI-2E family transporter codes for MATPLTSPPSIEDSIPPGIRLAGAWSWRLLALSAAIAVFIFLIMQLRLIVIPLLIAVLISALLLPIVSFLSRHRWPRGLAVAVAMVGSIAVIGGLITLAAMQISRGSAGLSDRLAASIASLKDFLLTSPLQLTEEQLNSYVQDIFKALQSDSAIFVSGALSVGSSLGHLVTGLLLTLFSLLFILIDGKGIWSWIVRIFPRRARPAIDGAGRAGWVTLGNFVKVQILVATIDAIGIGAGAALLGVPMAIPIAVLVFLGSFIPIVGAVATGAVAIVIALLFNGPIIAVIMLGVVLLVQQIEGHVLQPLIMGTAVKVHPLAVVLVVAAGSLLAGIPGALFAVPIAAVLNVMTNYISSGRWRSESPSAGLVPGSPLWQTVPSRPGFRRTMEE; via the coding sequence GTGGCTACACCGCTGACCTCACCACCGTCGATCGAGGATTCAATTCCTCCGGGCATCCGACTGGCCGGAGCCTGGTCGTGGCGTTTGCTTGCCCTGTCCGCTGCGATCGCAGTGTTCATCTTTCTCATCATGCAGCTGCGACTCATCGTGATCCCCCTCTTGATCGCGGTGCTGATTTCGGCCCTCTTGCTTCCGATTGTTTCTTTTCTCAGTCGCCACCGGTGGCCGCGCGGGCTCGCCGTTGCAGTGGCCATGGTGGGATCCATCGCGGTCATCGGCGGACTGATCACGCTCGCGGCGATGCAGATCAGCCGCGGGTCGGCCGGATTGAGCGACAGGTTGGCCGCCTCGATTGCGTCCCTGAAAGACTTTCTTCTCACGTCTCCGCTGCAGTTGACCGAGGAGCAACTCAACTCATACGTTCAGGATATTTTCAAGGCGCTGCAGTCCGATAGCGCGATCTTCGTCAGCGGTGCGCTCTCGGTCGGCAGCTCACTCGGGCACCTGGTCACCGGATTGCTGCTGACTCTGTTCAGCCTGCTGTTCATTTTGATCGACGGCAAGGGCATCTGGTCGTGGATCGTGCGCATCTTCCCGCGCCGCGCCCGCCCGGCCATTGATGGCGCCGGTCGCGCCGGTTGGGTGACCCTCGGGAACTTCGTCAAGGTTCAAATTCTCGTCGCCACGATCGATGCGATCGGAATCGGAGCCGGCGCCGCGTTGCTTGGGGTGCCCATGGCTATCCCGATCGCCGTTCTGGTGTTCCTGGGTTCGTTCATTCCGATCGTCGGCGCCGTTGCAACTGGCGCCGTGGCCATCGTGATTGCCCTGCTCTTCAACGGACCGATCATCGCCGTGATCATGCTCGGTGTGGTGCTCCTGGTGCAACAGATAGAGGGCCATGTTCTGCAGCCGCTCATCATGGGCACGGCCGTGAAAGTGCATCCGCTCGCCGTTGTGCTTGTCGTTGCCGCTGGCTCGTTGCTGGCCGGAATCCCCGGCGCACTGTTCGCCGTGCCGATCGCGGCAGTGCTGAATGTGATGACCAACTATATTTCGAGTGGGCGCTGGCGCAGTGAGAGTCCGTCCGCCGGTCTAGTGCCCGGGTCCCCGCTCTGGCAGACAGTGCCCAGCCGCCCCGGTTTTCGCCGCACGATGGAAGAGTAG
- a CDS encoding M48 family metalloprotease — protein sequence MYSAIARNKRNTVFIIILFLAIIAGLGWLANAVYGRGGYGILITTLVIAALYASVQYFMAGRQAIAMSGGTKLESKADNPRLWRTVENLSITTGTPMPEIYIINDPAPNAFATGRDPKHAMVAATTGLLDIMDDAELEGVMAHELGHVRNYDIRVSMIVFGLVVAVGFISDMFLRMAFFGRNNNNNGNPVVMVFGLAAMLIAPLVASMVQLAVSRQREYLADATSAMTTRHPDALASALAKLETYGRPMQRQNSSMSHLWISNPLKPGLMNRLFSTHPPIPERIERLHTMGRTF from the coding sequence ATGTACAGCGCGATTGCACGAAACAAGCGCAACACGGTCTTCATCATCATTCTGTTCCTGGCCATCATTGCGGGTCTGGGCTGGTTGGCTAATGCGGTCTACGGTCGAGGCGGCTACGGCATCCTGATCACGACCCTGGTGATCGCCGCCCTCTACGCCTCGGTGCAGTACTTTATGGCGGGCCGCCAAGCCATCGCGATGAGCGGTGGTACCAAGCTCGAGAGTAAGGCTGATAACCCGCGCCTCTGGCGCACCGTCGAGAACCTGTCGATCACGACCGGCACGCCGATGCCTGAGATCTACATCATCAATGACCCGGCGCCCAACGCATTCGCCACGGGGCGAGACCCGAAACACGCGATGGTCGCGGCCACTACAGGCCTTCTCGACATCATGGATGACGCCGAACTCGAGGGCGTGATGGCGCACGAACTCGGCCATGTGCGCAACTACGACATTCGAGTGTCGATGATCGTCTTCGGTCTGGTTGTGGCGGTCGGCTTCATCTCGGACATGTTCCTGCGGATGGCATTTTTCGGGCGCAATAACAACAACAACGGCAATCCGGTTGTGATGGTGTTTGGTCTCGCGGCCATGCTCATCGCCCCGCTGGTCGCGAGCATGGTGCAGCTTGCGGTGTCCCGTCAGCGCGAATACCTGGCCGATGCGACGAGTGCTATGACGACGCGTCACCCGGATGCCCTGGCTAGCGCGCTTGCCAAGCTTGAGACCTACGGGCGACCGATGCAGCGACAGAACTCGTCGATGTCGCACCTGTGGATCTCGAACCCGCTGAAGCCGGGCCTGATGAACAGGCTCTTCAGCACCCACCCGCCGATTCCCGAACGTATCGAGCGTCTGCACACCATGGGGCGCACCTTCTAG
- a CDS encoding LemA family protein produces MNWLIPVLIVVVIALIIGIYFWATYNSLVTLKVRVDEAWSDITVQLKRRADLIPNLIESVKGYAAHERGVFESVTKARAESLTAQSPAEASAAEGHMQSALKSIFAVAEAYPQLQASQNYLQLQGELVDTEDKIQASRRFYNGGVREFNTKLQVFPNNMIAKNLGFSQRDFFEVADSAAIAEPPRVQF; encoded by the coding sequence ATGAATTGGCTCATCCCAGTTCTCATCGTCGTTGTAATTGCCCTCATCATCGGCATCTACTTCTGGGCGACGTACAACTCTCTCGTCACGCTGAAGGTTCGCGTTGACGAAGCGTGGAGCGACATCACGGTTCAGCTCAAGCGTCGTGCCGACCTCATCCCCAACCTGATCGAATCGGTCAAGGGCTATGCGGCACACGAGCGTGGTGTGTTTGAAAGCGTGACGAAGGCCCGCGCAGAGTCTCTGACAGCACAGAGCCCCGCCGAGGCATCCGCCGCAGAAGGTCACATGCAGAGTGCTCTGAAGAGCATCTTCGCCGTGGCAGAGGCCTATCCGCAGCTGCAGGCGAGCCAGAACTACCTGCAGTTGCAGGGCGAACTGGTCGACACCGAAGACAAGATCCAGGCCTCGCGTCGCTTCTACAACGGTGGAGTGCGTGAATTCAACACCAAGCTTCAGGTGTTCCCGAACAACATGATCGCCAAGAACCTCGGCTTCAGCCAGCGCGACTTCTTCGAGGTCGCTGACTCCGCAGCAATTGCGGAGCCACCGCGCGTTCAGTTCTAA
- a CDS encoding ABC transporter ATP-binding protein: MVHTEDAAIVVDDLRVRRGKRGVLHGLTLHIPRGGVIGLLGPSGCGKSTLMRAIVGVQIVQSGSLTVLGHAAGSPQLRHRVGYVTQAASVYDDLTVRQNVSYFRAVLGAPRTDVDRVIDETDLGSHADDLVGSLSGGQRSRVSLAGALLGAPELLVLDEPTVGLDPVLRVELWGLFHRLAAAGTTLLVSSHVMDEATRCDRLLLLRNGELLADATPRGLLAATDTNDAESAFLTLIRQKPARTKPETGTDTDPRPSAS; this comes from the coding sequence ATGGTGCACACCGAGGATGCGGCAATCGTCGTCGATGACCTGCGCGTGCGACGCGGCAAGAGGGGGGTGCTGCATGGCCTGACGCTGCATATTCCGCGCGGGGGCGTGATCGGATTGCTCGGTCCGAGCGGATGCGGCAAGAGCACACTGATGCGTGCGATCGTTGGAGTGCAGATCGTGCAGTCCGGCAGTCTCACCGTGCTCGGCCACGCGGCCGGCTCGCCACAGCTTCGACATCGCGTCGGGTACGTCACACAAGCGGCGAGTGTCTACGACGATCTCACGGTGCGACAGAACGTGTCGTATTTTCGTGCGGTACTCGGTGCGCCCCGCACCGACGTCGACAGGGTCATCGACGAGACCGATCTCGGCTCGCACGCCGACGACCTCGTCGGCTCACTCTCGGGCGGCCAACGCAGTCGTGTGTCGCTTGCGGGGGCACTTCTCGGGGCGCCGGAGCTGCTGGTGCTCGACGAACCGACCGTCGGCCTCGACCCGGTGCTGCGGGTCGAGCTCTGGGGTCTGTTCCACCGTCTCGCGGCGGCCGGGACCACGCTGCTCGTCTCGAGCCATGTCATGGACGAGGCAACGCGCTGCGACAGGCTACTGCTCCTGCGCAACGGTGAGTTGCTGGCCGATGCCACTCCGCGAGGGCTTCTCGCTGCGACCGACACCAACGATGCCGAGTCGGCATTTCTCACCTTGATCAGGCAGAAGCCTGCGCGGACCAAACCTGAGACCGGCACCGACACCGACCCGAGGCCGAGCGCCTCATGA
- a CDS encoding ABC transporter permease — protein MNSRRTLATAARILSQVRHDPRTIVLLLVVPSLLIGLVAWIFSDTTSFSTVGPAMIALFPFIVMFLVTSITTLRERRTGTLERLLSMPLGKGDFILGYTLAFGLLAVVQSAIAVGYSVWVCGLTISGSIWLLLAVAVADAVLGTALGLLASAFANTEFQVVQFMPAIVFPQILLGGIFLPRDQLPNGLQQISDWLPLSHAIDALQAVASNSKDAAYIGGELLIIAAWILGAIVLGSVTLRRRTP, from the coding sequence ATGAACTCGCGGCGCACGCTCGCCACGGCAGCACGCATCCTCAGCCAAGTTCGGCACGACCCGCGCACGATCGTCCTGCTGCTCGTCGTGCCCAGTCTGTTGATCGGACTCGTCGCCTGGATCTTCTCAGACACCACGTCGTTTTCCACAGTCGGTCCGGCCATGATTGCGCTGTTCCCGTTCATTGTGATGTTTCTGGTGACGAGCATCACGACCTTGCGCGAGCGCCGCACCGGCACTCTCGAGCGACTGCTCTCGATGCCGCTCGGCAAGGGTGATTTTATTCTGGGCTACACGCTCGCGTTCGGACTGCTCGCCGTTGTGCAGTCGGCGATCGCAGTGGGCTATTCGGTCTGGGTGTGCGGTCTGACGATCTCGGGTTCCATCTGGCTGCTGCTGGCTGTTGCCGTGGCCGACGCGGTACTCGGCACCGCCCTCGGACTCTTGGCGAGTGCGTTTGCGAACACCGAGTTTCAGGTCGTGCAGTTCATGCCGGCCATCGTCTTCCCTCAGATTCTGCTCGGCGGAATTTTTCTGCCGCGCGACCAGCTGCCCAACGGGCTGCAACAGATCAGCGACTGGCTGCCGCTGTCGCACGCCATCGATGCGCTCCAGGCCGTCGCGTCGAATTCGAAGGATGCGGCGTACATCGGTGGCGAACTTCTCATCATCGCTGCCTGGATTCTGGGCGCCATCGTTCTCGGCTCGGTCACACTACGCCGTCGCACGCCGTAG
- a CDS encoding glycoside hydrolase family 1 protein, with product MTRNSPATREWPRRASELGNRIPSDFTLGTTTSAFQVEGGARDGGRGESVWDVFTTQPERILDGSNASVSADQMGRLGEDVTLLRELGGDAYRFSFAWPRLQPDGRGGLNRGGIGFYDRLLDELLAAGIRPMATLSHWDTPLALRGGWLNRDTASRFGDYAHEMGRVFGDRLDGWVTLNEPATVMLNGYMRGTHAPGARLLFDALPAGHHQLLAHGLAVQGLRAADVRGQIGIAQAHTPVQPASDREEDGLYAELYDLLHNRLFADAVLLGRYPAVAEPFERELRMLTESDPDDLATIHQPLDFYGLNYSQPSRVAAGPAQSAAPGEPAATDGSAMPAATLPFHLESFREHPLTALGWPNAPEYLGVSLRELRDRYGDALPPVYLTEGGASFADRQDAHGVVDDTLRIDYLAEHLSAALDAVAPGGVAEGVALRGYFVRSLLDGFEWDAGYTQRFGLVWVDFADQSRTPKSSYRWLQKVLAARS from the coding sequence ATGACCCGAAACTCCCCGGCTACCCGTGAATGGCCACGCCGGGCGAGTGAATTGGGCAACCGAATCCCGAGCGATTTCACGCTCGGAACCACGACGAGTGCTTTTCAGGTTGAGGGCGGCGCCCGCGACGGCGGCCGCGGCGAGTCGGTCTGGGACGTCTTCACCACCCAGCCCGAGCGCATTCTCGATGGGAGTAACGCCTCGGTGTCGGCCGACCAGATGGGTCGTCTCGGCGAGGACGTGACGTTGCTTCGTGAATTGGGCGGAGACGCGTATCGCTTTTCGTTCGCCTGGCCGCGTCTGCAACCCGACGGCCGGGGTGGGCTGAACCGCGGCGGAATCGGATTCTACGACCGTCTGCTCGACGAACTACTGGCTGCCGGAATTCGCCCGATGGCCACGCTCTCCCACTGGGATACCCCCCTGGCGCTGCGCGGCGGCTGGCTGAATCGCGACACGGCCAGTCGGTTCGGGGACTACGCGCACGAGATGGGCCGGGTCTTCGGCGACCGCCTCGACGGCTGGGTGACACTCAACGAACCGGCCACTGTCATGCTGAACGGTTATATGCGTGGCACCCACGCGCCGGGGGCGCGGCTCCTTTTCGACGCGCTGCCCGCCGGCCATCATCAGCTCCTGGCCCATGGCCTGGCCGTGCAAGGGCTGCGCGCGGCCGACGTGCGCGGGCAGATCGGCATTGCCCAGGCACACACGCCCGTGCAGCCGGCCAGCGACCGGGAAGAAGACGGCCTCTACGCCGAGCTCTATGACCTTCTGCACAATCGACTGTTCGCCGACGCGGTATTACTCGGCCGCTATCCCGCGGTGGCCGAGCCGTTCGAACGTGAACTTCGGATGCTCACCGAGTCCGATCCGGACGACCTCGCCACCATCCATCAGCCGCTCGACTTTTACGGCCTGAACTACTCTCAGCCGTCGCGCGTCGCGGCCGGTCCTGCGCAAAGCGCCGCACCCGGCGAACCGGCTGCGACCGATGGCTCGGCCATGCCGGCGGCCACGTTGCCCTTTCATCTCGAATCGTTCCGCGAGCATCCGCTCACCGCACTGGGGTGGCCCAACGCGCCCGAATACCTTGGGGTCTCCTTGCGCGAGCTGCGCGATCGCTATGGCGACGCGTTGCCCCCGGTGTACCTCACCGAGGGAGGGGCCAGTTTTGCCGACCGACAAGACGCGCACGGTGTGGTCGACGACACGCTGCGCATCGACTACCTGGCCGAGCACCTGTCGGCGGCGCTCGATGCCGTTGCCCCGGGAGGTGTGGCCGAGGGCGTCGCCCTGCGCGGCTACTTCGTGCGGTCGCTGCTCGACGGGTTCGAATGGGACGCCGGCTACACCCAGCGTTTCGGGTTGGTCTGGGTCGACTTCGCGGATCAGAGCCGCACCCCAAAATCCTCCTATCGCTGGCTGCAGAAGGTGCTCGCGGCTCGCAGCTGA
- a CDS encoding D-arabinono-1,4-lactone oxidase gives MTASGAIWQNWARTEKVRPKRVERPTSVGAVQRAVVAAAKAGLSIKAVGAGHSFTGIALAPGVQLDLHELTGVIAVDAASARVTLAAGTHLYQLPDLLAPFGLALENMGDIDRQSVAGATSTGTHGTGGAFGGLATQIVAVTLVTGDGSLLRVSETENAELLPAARLGLGALGIIVELTFQCVPTYLLHAVEAAEPLEGVIENFVERSNAVDHFEFYWFPHTESALTKTNTRLPMEAPRNPLPKVGRWVDDELLANGFYRGTCALGTAVPALVPRFSRLAEKLSGRREFTDLSHRVFVTNRTVRFREMEYAVPLEAVPAALREVKSLIERKGWNISFPIEVRSAAADDNWLSTAQGWPSGYIAAHRYIQENPAEYFGAVEEIMRGYEGRPHWGKMNYQDAESLRAVYPHFDDFLAVRDRLDPERLFTNPYLKRVLGT, from the coding sequence GTGACCGCGAGTGGGGCCATCTGGCAGAACTGGGCACGCACCGAAAAGGTGCGACCGAAACGGGTCGAACGGCCCACGAGTGTCGGAGCGGTGCAGCGTGCTGTCGTGGCGGCCGCGAAGGCTGGACTGTCCATCAAGGCCGTCGGCGCCGGGCACAGCTTCACCGGCATCGCCCTGGCACCGGGCGTTCAACTGGACCTGCATGAGCTCACCGGTGTGATCGCCGTTGATGCGGCATCCGCTCGCGTCACTCTGGCGGCCGGCACCCACCTGTACCAGCTGCCCGACCTGCTGGCACCCTTCGGGCTGGCGCTTGAAAACATGGGCGACATCGATCGGCAAAGCGTCGCGGGGGCGACCTCGACGGGAACCCATGGCACCGGGGGAGCATTCGGTGGGCTGGCGACGCAGATCGTTGCTGTGACGCTTGTCACTGGCGACGGCTCACTGTTGCGGGTGAGCGAAACCGAAAACGCAGAACTGCTGCCGGCCGCACGCCTCGGACTCGGCGCGCTCGGCATCATCGTCGAGCTCACATTCCAGTGTGTTCCGACCTATCTGTTGCACGCCGTCGAGGCAGCGGAGCCGCTTGAGGGCGTCATCGAGAACTTCGTCGAGCGCTCGAACGCCGTCGACCACTTCGAGTTCTATTGGTTTCCGCACACCGAGAGCGCCCTCACCAAGACGAACACGCGTCTGCCGATGGAGGCGCCACGCAATCCGCTGCCGAAGGTCGGCCGCTGGGTCGATGATGAGTTGCTGGCCAATGGGTTCTATCGCGGTACCTGCGCGCTCGGCACCGCGGTCCCCGCCCTGGTGCCGCGATTCAGCCGGCTCGCCGAGAAGCTCAGCGGACGCCGGGAGTTCACCGATCTGTCGCACCGGGTGTTCGTCACGAACCGCACGGTGCGCTTTCGCGAAATGGAGTACGCGGTGCCGCTGGAGGCGGTCCCCGCCGCGTTGCGCGAGGTGAAGAGCCTGATTGAAAGAAAAGGCTGGAACATTTCGTTCCCCATCGAAGTGCGTTCGGCAGCGGCCGATGACAACTGGCTCTCGACCGCACAGGGCTGGCCCAGCGGCTATATCGCCGCGCACCGTTACATCCAGGAGAATCCGGCCGAGTACTTCGGCGCCGTCGAAGAGATCATGCGTGGTTACGAGGGCCGTCCGCATTGGGGCAAAATGAACTATCAGGATGCCGAGTCACTGCGAGCGGTGTACCCGCATTTTGACGACTTTCTTGCCGTGCGTGACAGGCTCGACCCGGAACGCCTCTTCACCAATCCTTATCTGAAACGAGTGCTTGGAACATGA
- a CDS encoding alanine racemase has translation MTLDLTHLSAQTPWLNPAQYWPSLTRATAHLPTPVATIDLAALRHNAHDLLVRAGGTPIRVATKSIRVRSVIEAILALPGHQGVLAYTLAEALWLAETIDDVVIGYPTADAAGITQLGQSAEFAAKVTLMIDSVAQLDFIDAVLPPAQRETIRVAIELDCSLDHPVLGHLGVWRSPVHTAVQARALAIAIVSRPGFALVGMMGYEAQIAGRGDRPIGKAAEGVLNRWMRRQSIPELTARRAAAVAAVRLVADLEFVNGGGTGSLESTHSDASVTDIAAGSGYFGGHLFDNYSDFRPAPAAAFALSVVRKPTPESATLLGGGWIASGPPGPDRAPSLVWPPELKLKPHEGLGEVQSPLTGPNAAALSVGDRVWLRHTKSGEMSEHVNEFAVVDDGVVVDVVPSYRGEGKAFL, from the coding sequence ATGACTCTCGACCTGACTCATCTCTCTGCCCAGACGCCCTGGCTGAATCCGGCGCAGTACTGGCCGTCGCTCACCCGGGCCACCGCACACCTACCCACCCCGGTTGCGACGATTGATCTTGCGGCTCTGCGCCACAACGCACACGACCTCCTGGTTCGGGCCGGCGGAACCCCGATTCGCGTGGCGACCAAGTCGATCCGGGTGCGCAGCGTGATTGAGGCGATCCTGGCCCTTCCCGGGCATCAGGGAGTGTTGGCGTACACGCTCGCCGAAGCGCTGTGGTTGGCCGAGACCATCGATGACGTCGTCATCGGGTACCCCACAGCGGATGCCGCAGGAATCACGCAGCTGGGTCAGTCGGCCGAGTTCGCCGCGAAGGTGACGCTCATGATCGACTCGGTGGCCCAGCTCGACTTCATTGACGCGGTGCTGCCGCCGGCACAGCGCGAAACCATCCGGGTCGCCATTGAGCTCGACTGTTCCCTGGACCACCCGGTGCTCGGCCATTTGGGCGTCTGGCGCTCCCCGGTGCATACCGCCGTGCAAGCCCGTGCTTTGGCCATCGCCATCGTGTCCAGGCCGGGCTTCGCCTTGGTCGGCATGATGGGATATGAAGCCCAGATCGCCGGGCGGGGCGACCGCCCGATCGGCAAGGCAGCCGAGGGCGTGCTCAACCGCTGGATGCGTCGCCAGTCGATTCCGGAGCTGACCGCGCGCCGCGCCGCGGCCGTCGCCGCCGTGCGGCTCGTCGCCGACCTCGAGTTTGTCAACGGGGGTGGCACGGGCTCGCTCGAGAGCACTCATTCGGATGCTTCGGTGACCGACATCGCGGCGGGAAGCGGTTATTTCGGTGGGCACCTCTTCGACAACTACAGTGATTTCAGACCGGCCCCCGCTGCGGCGTTCGCGCTGTCGGTGGTGCGCAAGCCTACGCCGGAGAGCGCGACGCTCTTGGGAGGCGGCTGGATCGCCTCCGGCCCTCCCGGACCTGACCGGGCGCCCAGTCTCGTCTGGCCGCCCGAACTGAAACTCAAGCCGCACGAAGGCTTGGGGGAGGTGCAGTCGCCTCTCACTGGGCCGAATGCCGCGGCCCTCAGCGTGGGCGATCGAGTCTGGCTCCGGCACACCAAATCTGGGGAGATGAGCGAGCACGTGAACGAATTCGCAGTGGTCGACGACGGAGTCGTCGTCGATGTCGTACCGAGTTACCGGGGTGAAGGAAAGGCGTTTCTGTGA